The following is a genomic window from Halobacterium sp. R2-5.
GAAGTCCGACTCGAAGCCCATGTAGAACGGCGCGTCCTCCGGCACCGGCTCGGAGTCAGGCACGCCGTCCGTGTCCTGATTCTCGGCGGGCAGGCCCTCGCCGACGAATCCGGAGCGGCGGTCCGCGACCGAGAACACGTCCGCGAGCGCCGCGTCGACGTCGACGCCGTTTGCGGTGTCGCGGTTCCCGCGCACCGCCTCCTCGGCTTCGAGGACGGCGCTGGCGTGGTCGCTGGCGAGGTGGAGGATGGCGTCGGGCGTGTCCAGCGCGGGATCTTCGAAGTCCGAGAGCGAGCGCGGCTCCGGCAGGTGGACGGACTCCGGGAGCTCGGAATCGAAGCGGTCGAAGTACACCGGCGAGTAGCCCAGCGTCGCGAGCACGCCGTCGTTCGAGCGCTCGTAGGCGCGTTCGAGGACGCGGAGCGCGGCCTCGACGGTCTCGCGGTCGTCCGCTGTGGGCGTGTCGTCGAGGTCGAGGTGGACGAGCGCGTGGTGGCGCGGCGGCACGACGTTGCCCGCGTCGTCCCGCGAGAGGACGTCGTTCCACGCGTGCTGGCGCTCGGGCAGCGACGACGGGTCGTCGACGCCCGACGGGACGTCGACCTCCTCGCGCTCCATGCAGGCCGCGAGCGCGCTCGCGCCGCCGATGGCGACCGCGGACTTCAGGAACGCGCGGCGGCTCACGCCGCGGGAATCGGGGAGCATGCACGGGGGTAACGGCTTCCCGCGAAAAGCCGTTCTGGTGCGGTCGTCGAATTCGACGCGCGTACCAGAACCCGCAAGCCGCTCCGCGCGAACACCCGAGTATGCACCCCCTCCGCGCCGCCGGACGCACCGGCGGCTTCGCCCTCACAGCGGCCGCGTTCGTCGGCACGGGCGCGGCTCACTCCGGCACCACGCACGCCGGGACGCCGCACTGGCTACTGTTCGTGCTCGCGCTCGCCGGTCTCGGCGCCGCGGCCGTCACCGTCGCCGCCTACCGCCGCGGTAGCGTCGGCGGTACGACCGCCGCAGTCGTCGGGCTCGCCGCCGCGCTCGTCGGCGGCTTCGGGCTCGTCGGGCTCGTCGAACTGCAAGTCGTCGCCGACACCGGCCCGGAGATTCACGACGTCTACCCGACGCTGAGCTTCGCCGTCGGCGCCGCGATGGCCGTCGGCAGCCTCGTCGTCGGTCGGCTCTGGTGGCCGGACCGCCCCCGGTACGCGGGCCTCGGCCTGCTACTCGCGGCGTGGGTCGTCTACCCCGTCGCGATGCCGAACGGCGGCACTTACCACCCGCTCGGGTACGTGGTCGTCGCGGCCGTCCTCCTCGCGGTCGCGTACGTCCTCTGGCGGGACGCGTGGGGCGTCGTCCAGAGCCTGCGCCGCGACCGCCGGCCCCTCGGCGCTGGGCTCGTCGCCGGCGGGCTGTTCGCCGTGTTCTTCGCGTTCTCCGCGGGCACCATCTCGTTCAACCCCGACGCCGGTATCGGCGCGCCGACCGAGGCGACCGTGCTGTTCCTGCCGATCGCCGACCCGCTGGTGGCGTGGCCGGCAGTCGAGTTCGTCTTCCCCTCGATTCCGCTGGCGGGGTTCGTCTCCGTCGGGACGGTCGCGCTGCTGACGCTGCTCGGGAGTCTCGTCGCCGTCAACGTCGGCGTGCTCGTCCAGCAGTCCCGGGCCGACAGCGCGGCCAGCGGCAGCACGTCCGCGCTCGGGATGGCCGCGACGACCGGCGCGACCGCGTGCTGCTGCTGTGCGCCCGCGTTCTACGGCGTGCTCTCGGTCGTCTTCGGCGCCGCCGCGACGCCCGCGTACTGGGCGTTCCTCGACCCCTCCTCGCCCGTCGGCGGCGTGTTCTTCGCGGTGAGCGTGCTGCTGCTGGTCGGGAGCGTCGTGCGCGCCACGGGCGGCGGCCAGTCGATTGCGGCCTAGTCGAGCAGGTCGTCGAGCAGGCGCTCGAAGCGGTCGACGAACCGGTCGGCGGTCGACGGGTCGACGGCCGCGAGCAGCCGGACAGTGTCCTCGGGACGCGCGAGCGCGAGCGTGACGCGGTTGCGCTCGTCGCGGCGCTTCTCCACGACGCCGCGCTCGGTGAGCGCGTCCAGGTGGTGTTCGAGCGTCGAGCGCGCGACGCCGACGCCTTCGGCCACGTCCGCGGGGCTGGACGGTCCCTCGTCGAGGAGGTAGTAGAGCGCGTCGCGGGCGGTTTCGCGGCGCGCGAGCGCGAGGACGCCGCGCTCCCAGTCGCCGTACTCCGGCGGGAAGTAGTGCGTGCGCCCGGAGACGCGCTCGACGGCGAGGTCGCCGGCTCGAACCAGCCGGCGGACGTGGTGCTGGACCTGCCCGGGGGCGAGGTCCGTGGTCCGGACGACCGCGTTGAAGTGGACGCCGGGGTCGTCCCGGACGCGCGCCGCGATGCGGTCCCGGGCGTCGCTCACCGCCGGTCACCTCCTGCGGGCGTCCGGGAGACCGAGCGCGCGTACCAGACCGCCGCGATGACGAGCCCCGCCATCGCGACGTCGAGGCCGTGTTCGAGGACGTGGTGGACGTCACCCGCGAGCAGGCCGCCGACGCTCGCCCCCGCGACCACCGAGCGCGCCAGCAGCGTGGCGAGTGCGAGCGCGACAAGCAGGTACGGCCGCGAGCGCCGGCGCAGGAACGCCGCCAGCGCTGCGCCCGTGAGCACGGCCGACGCCACGCCCGCGGCGGCGAGCGCGAGCACAAGCGGGACGTCCAAGCCCGCGGTCTGTGCGTGCGCGACGGGAATCACGCTCGACAGTTAGCAGTCGGCACGTGTAGGTGTTCGGTTCGCCGCCTCCGTACGCCGTGATAACACGACAACGGGCAATGCTTAACAACCGCCGCGGTAATTCTTCGGTATGGACGATATTTTCGTCGGCCGCCTGATGTCGGACGGCCTCCACACGGTGACGCCGGACACGTTCGTCGAAGACGCTGCGGAGCTCATGCTCGACGAGGGTATCGGCTCGGTCGTCGTCGTCGACGAGGACGGCCACCTCGAAGGCATCCTCACCAACACCGACTTCGTCACCATCGTCGCGAAGAGCAAGCCGAAGGCCCGCACCACCGTCGAGCGCTACATGACCACCGACGTCGTCACCGCGGGCGTCCAGGACTCCATCCGCGACGTCGCCGACGCGATGATCGAACGGGGCTTCCACCACATGCCCGTCGTCGACGACGACGGCACCGCCATCGGCATGATCACCACGACGGACCTCGCGTCCTACATCTCCACCGTCCAGACGCCCAGTCCCGCCTGACACGGCGCCCGGATCGCCTCGACGCCTCGAACCACCCGCGGGCGTCAGGGTTGCCGCTTTCGCGACTGTTATCTGCGCGGTTCGGCGACGATTCGTGCGTGAAGACACGGACGCTCGCGTGCGATTTCGACGACGCGCGACTGCTGGTGAAGGGCGCCCTGGAGTTCGTCGAGGGCGTCGAGACCTACTACGAGGAGGCCGAGGGGGTCGTCGTCGCGAAGACCGGATTCCGGTTCGGCGTGCTCACCTCCAGTTACGGCGAGACCATCACCGTGCAACTGCGCGCGGTCGACGACGAGACTACCGAGGTCACGGTCGTCGCCGAGAAGAACGTCGGCCTCGACGTCGGCGCGAACCCCGAGAAGTTCGTGCTGGCGTTCCTCGACCGGCTCGACGCGCTCGCGGACTCCCCGATGGAGGACGCCGTCGCCGTCGTGGACGACCGCACCCGCGACGGCACCAAGGAGGTCGCGGACCCGAGCCAGCAGGCCGACGGGACCACCGTCCTCGCGGTCGTCCTCGCCGCCATCTTCGCGTTCTTCCTGCTGACAATCCTCGCCATCTGACTATGTCACTGAAAACACTCGGCGCCGCGGGACTGGTTCTCGCGGTCCTGCTGTTCCTGCTCGCGGCCGCCCAGCCAGCGACCGTCTCGGAGTCCTCGACGGCGTGCGTCGACTCGACGTACTACCAGGACTGCTCGACGGTCAGCTACGAACGCCCGAACCCCCAGCGCGCCCAGCTCTTCTCCGCCGCCGGCGTCGTCTTCGTGCTGAGTCTCGTCACGTACGGCGTCGGCGCCGCGCGCTCCTCCGGGGACGGCTCGGGAGGCGGTGACGGCCCACAGCCCGGGACGGCCTCCGTCGACTCGGGCGGCACCGACACGCTCCGCGAACAGCTCGCAGCCCGCCAGTCCGAACGCGGGGACGACGCGGTGAACGCGGAGGCGACCACGGGAGCGGCCGAGCGAGCGCACTCGCCACCGGCAGCCGGAACGGCGGCCGCCGAATCGGAGCCCGAATCCAGTGAGCTGGCGGGCGCCGACGCCGAATACGGACGAGACAGAGACGCGCTCGTCTCGCCGACCGCCGGGGTCGTCGGGAGCGCGCTCGCCAGCGCGTTCGTCCTGAGCTGGCTGGTCGACTGGGTGACGTACGTCGACAGCGCGGTCGCACAAACGCTGCTGTTCGCGCTGTTCGCCGTGCCCGGCGTCGCCCTCTACCACCGGTACGGCGGCGCCGGCCGCACGCCGGAGGTGAACGACTGATGGACCGCCGTTCGTTCCTGCGGTCGATGGGACTCGGCGTCGGCGCGAGCGCGCTCGTCGGCGCGTCCCCGCTCAACCCCCTCGATTCGCGGCCGGCACCCGACTCGTCGACCGACACGACCCCGGAGCCGACCTCGACGACCACGGCGGAGCCGACGACCGCCGCGCCCCCCGAGCACTACCGCTGGACCCGCGACCTCTACGGGACGGTCCGCGGACTGGTCACGGACGGCGCGGGCGAAGAGCTGTACGTCTCCATCGGGCGCAACGTCTACCGGCTCGCCGCCGACAGCGGAGACGTCGACTGGCAGGCCGAGTCCGAGCAGACCGTCGAAGCGCCGGTCGCGCTCGGCGAGTCCGCCGCGTTCGCGGTCGGCGACGAGGGGCGGCTGCTCTCGATCGCTCGATCGTCCGGCGACCGGAACTGGTTCGAGGACGTCTACGTGTACCGGGCGGCGCGACCGCGCGTCTACGACGGCACCGTCGTCGTGCTCGGCCAGCGCGTCCACGGCTTCGAAGCCGACTCCGGCGACCACCAGTGGCAGTCCGAACAGACGTTCACGACGCCGGGCGCGCTCCGTGACGACGGGTTCCTCTACGTCGGCTCCGGGCGCACGTTCGCGAAACTCGACCTCGCGGACGGCTCGACGGTCTGGGAGTGGGACGACCGCGACCACCTCGACATGCCGAACGCGGGCTTCCGCCTCGACGCCGACCGCGGGCTCCTCTACGCGACGTACAACGGCACGCTGTTCGCCGTCGAGACCGAGACCGGCGACGTCGCCTGGCAGGCCGACGGCAACTACGTCCGCGCGCTCGACCTGTACGGCGACTACCTCCTCACCGTCACGGAGACCGACGCGGACAACACGAAGTTCTCCGCCATCGACCTCGACGAGCCCGCGGTCGCGTACGAGCAGATCGCGCCGCTTGACGTCGACGGCTGGTCGTACGGCCGCGTGACGACGTCGCTGGCGGCCCACGACTCGTACGCAGTCGCCGGCACCGACACCGGCCACCTCGTCGCGCTCGACGCCGCGTCCGGCCGCCTCGTCGGCGCGACGGCCGTCGCCGAGGACTCGCTCGCTCGCCTCCACGTCGACGGCGACGCCGCGTTCGTCTCCGGCAGCGGGTTCCTGCGCAGCGTCGACCTCGCGACCGCGAGTCTCACGGACACCTGAGCCGGGACCCGGAGAGAGCCGAGGAGGAGCCATCAGTCGCCGTCGGTGACGAGCAGCCAGACGGCGAGCGCGGCGGCGAGCGCGAGCGAGACGAACAGCACGCCGAACGCCGTGCGGAACC
Proteins encoded in this region:
- a CDS encoding CBS domain-containing protein, producing MDDIFVGRLMSDGLHTVTPDTFVEDAAELMLDEGIGSVVVVDEDGHLEGILTNTDFVTIVAKSKPKARTTVERYMTTDVVTAGVQDSIRDVADAMIERGFHHMPVVDDDGTAIGMITTTDLASYISTVQTPSPA
- a CDS encoding Tat pathway signal protein yields the protein MLPDSRGVSRRAFLKSAVAIGGASALAACMEREEVDVPSGVDDPSSLPERQHAWNDVLSRDDAGNVVPPRHHALVHLDLDDTPTADDRETVEAALRVLERAYERSNDGVLATLGYSPVYFDRFDSELPESVHLPEPRSLSDFEDPALDTPDAILHLASDHASAVLEAEEAVRGNRDTANGVDVDAALADVFSVADRRSGFVGEGLPAENQDTDGVPDSEPVPEDAPFYMGFESDFEKSQATEDRVTIQSGPFAGGTTQHASHIDLNLTQWYEQDDRESRVAQMFCPAHADSGAVEGTGGNLGTDPGMDDCGDPVETGEDRGVVGHSQKLQRVREDGRPVILRRDFDSTDGGHAGVHFLALQREIAAFERTREAMNGDEVSGETPVGRKRNNGIRQYLSVTHRGNYLLPPRSTRALPTPEGSDA
- a CDS encoding winged helix-turn-helix transcriptional regulator, giving the protein MSDARDRIAARVRDDPGVHFNAVVRTTDLAPGQVQHHVRRLVRAGDLAVERVSGRTHYFPPEYGDWERGVLALARRETARDALYYLLDEGPSSPADVAEGVGVARSTLEHHLDALTERGVVEKRRDERNRVTLALARPEDTVRLLAAVDPSTADRFVDRFERLLDDLLD
- a CDS encoding PQQ-binding-like beta-propeller repeat protein yields the protein MDRRSFLRSMGLGVGASALVGASPLNPLDSRPAPDSSTDTTPEPTSTTTAEPTTAAPPEHYRWTRDLYGTVRGLVTDGAGEELYVSIGRNVYRLAADSGDVDWQAESEQTVEAPVALGESAAFAVGDEGRLLSIARSSGDRNWFEDVYVYRAARPRVYDGTVVVLGQRVHGFEADSGDHQWQSEQTFTTPGALRDDGFLYVGSGRTFAKLDLADGSTVWEWDDRDHLDMPNAGFRLDADRGLLYATYNGTLFAVETETGDVAWQADGNYVRALDLYGDYLLTVTETDADNTKFSAIDLDEPAVAYEQIAPLDVDGWSYGRVTTSLAAHDSYAVAGTDTGHLVALDAASGRLVGATAVAEDSLARLHVDGDAAFVSGSGFLRSVDLATASLTDT